The Punica granatum isolate Tunisia-2019 chromosome 4, ASM765513v2, whole genome shotgun sequence genome has a window encoding:
- the LOC116206275 gene encoding stress enhanced protein 1, chloroplastic, with product MAFAQVSASPSLSVRDVCAVASPKSAHVVPSRVTSSNIALVRTVFATGSPLVIPRSLKARKSARVAASSAPIRCEQSTQSSLDIWLGRLAMVGFAVALSVEIATGKGLLENFGLTTPLPTVALAVTALVGVLTAIFIFQSASRK from the exons ATGGCCTTCGCTCAAGTCTCTGCCTCCCCTTCCCTCTCTGTCCGCG ATGTTTGTGCCGTTGCCTCGCCAAAGAGCGCTCATGTCGTTCCTTCTCGGGTAACCTCTTCGAACATTGCTCTGGTTCGGACCGTCTTTGCCACTGGTTCTCCTCTAG TGATTCCAAGATCTTTGAAAGCAAGGAAATCCGCACGCGTGGCAGCATCTTCAGCACCCATAAGATGTGAGCAAAGCACTCAGAGCAGTTTGGACATATGGCTAGGTCGTCTAGCAATGGTTGGGTTTGCTGTGGCCCTTAGTGTCGAAATCGCAACAGGAAAGGGGCTCCTTGAG AATTTCGGGCTCACAACTCCTTTGCCTACTGTCGCCTTGGCCGTTACAGCACTCGTTGGAGTCCTAACAGCCATTTTCATCTTCCAATCAGCCTCTAGGAAGTGA
- the LOC116205323 gene encoding D-3-phosphoglycerate dehydrogenase 1, chloroplastic-like, which translates to MAATGSVRATSALNVKPSQLNLSSKLPLPPPFSVTPLCRRSANSHRRTLVLVRAGLDAKPTVLVAEKLGEAGLTLLKDFANIDCSYNLSPEELCTKISLCDALIVRSGTKVTREVFESSGGRLKVVGRAGVGIDNVDLAAATEHGCLVVNAPTANTVAAAEHGIALLTAMARNIAQADASVKAGKWQRNKYVGVSLVGKTLAVMGFGKVGSEVARRAKGLGMHVIAHDPYAPADRARAIGVDLVGFDEALATADFISLHMPLTAATAKVLNDETFARMKKGVRIVNVARGGVIDEEALVRALDAGVVAQAALDVFTEEPPSKDSKLVQHENVTVTPHLGASTMEAQEGVAIEIAEAVVGALKGELAATAVNAPMVPAEVLTELKPFVVLAEKLGRLAVQLVGGGSGVKTVKVTYASARAPDDLDTRLLRAMITKGLIEPISSVFVNLVNADFTAKQRGLRITEERIILDGSPESPLEFVQVQIANVESKFASAISESGEIKVEGRVKDGIPHLTRVGEFEVDVSLEGSIILCRQVDQPGMIGRVGSILGEENVNVSFMSVGRIAPRKQAVMAIGVDDQPSKETLKMIGDISSIEEFVFLKL; encoded by the exons ATGGCCGCCACCGGTTCTGTCCGCGCCACCTCGGCCCTTAACGTCAAGCCCTCCCAGCTCAACCTATCCTCCAAGCTCCCCTTGCCCCCACCCTTCTCCGTCACCCCTCTCTGCCGCCGCTCCGCCAACTCCCACCGCCGCACCCTGGTTCTCGTCCGCGCCGGCCTTGACGCTAAGCCCACCGTCCTGGTCGCGGAGAAGCTCGGCGAGGCGGGGCTCACCCTCCTCAAGGACTTCGCTAACATCGACTGCTCCTACAATCTCTCCCCGGAGGAGCTCTGCACCAAGATCTCCCTCTGCGACGCCCTGATCGTGCGGAGTGGCACGAAGGTCACAAGGGAGGTGTTCGAGTCCTCGGGAGGGCGGCTTAAGGTCGTTGGCAGGGCTGGGGTCGGGATCGACAATGTGGATCTGGCAGCTGCCACCGAGCACGGGTGTCTGGTGGTCAACGCCCCCACGGCAAACACTGTTGCGGCGGCGGAGCACGGGATCGCCCTCCTCACGGCCATGGCCAGGAATATTGCCCAGGCTGATGCGTCCGTTAAGGCCG GAAAGTGGCAAAGGAACAAATATGTCGGAGTCTCCCTCGTGGGAAAGACCCTAGCTGTTATGGGCTTTGGGAAGGTTGGATCAGAAGTTGCTCGCCGTGCCAAAGGTCTTGGGATGCATGTTATTGCACACGATCCTTATGCCCCTGCAGACCGGGCCCGTGCGATTGGTGTCGACCTTGTGGGATTTGATGAGGCCCTTGCTACAGCAGATTTCATCTCCCTGCACATGCCGCTGACTGCAGCTACAGCTAAGGTTCTCAATGATGAAACGTTTGCCAGGATGAAGAAAGGAGTTCGAATTGTTAATGTTGCTCGTGGGGGTGTGATTGATGAGGAAGCCCTTGTGAGAGCTCTGGATGCAGGAGTTGTTGCTCAG GCTGCACTTGATGTTTTCACAGAGGAACCACCATCAAAGGACAGCAAATTGGTGCAGCATGAAAATGTTACTGTGACCCCACATCTCGGAGCAAGCACCATGGAGGCCCAG GAAGGAGTGGCCATTGAAATTGCTGAAGCTGTTGTCGGAGCTCTGAAAGGGGAGCTTGCTGCCACTGCCGTCAATGCACCGATGGTTCCTGCAGAG GTTCTCACTGAGCTGAAACCATTCGTTGTGCTTGCCGAGAAACTTGGGAGATTAGCGGTTCAGTTAGTAGGCGGTGGAAGCGGTGTGAAAACCGTGAAAGTTACTTATGCCTCTGCTAGAGCACCTGATGACCTCGACACAAGACTCCTGCGGGCAATGATCACGAAGGGCTTGATTGAGCCCATCTCAAGTGTCTTTGTGAACTTAGTAAATGCAGACTTCACTGCTAAACAAAGGGGGCTCAGAATCACTGAGGAGAGAATTATCCTCGATGGTTCCCCTGAAAGTCCTTTGGAGTTCGTTCAGGTTCAGATCGCGAATGTGGAGTCGAAATTCGCTAGTGCTATATCAGAATCAGGGGAGATCAAGGTCGAGGGAAGGGTTAAGGATGGGATCCCACATCTCACTAGGGTGGGGGAATTCGAGGTGGATGTGAGCTTAGAAGGGAGCATAATCCTGTGCAGGCAGGTTGATCAGCCCGGGATGATTGGGAGGGTCGGAAGCATCCTGGGTGAGGAGAATGTGAATGTGAGCTTCATGAGTGTGGGAAGGATCGCTCCAAGGAAGCAGGCTGTCATGGCGATCGGAGTTGATGATCAGCCTAGCAAGGAGACTCTGAAGATGATTGGGGATATCTCTTCAATCGAGGAGTTCGTGTTCCTCAAGTTGTGA
- the LOC116205322 gene encoding receptor protein kinase-like protein At4g34220 produces MTPGPSQRSLSSRWRILAFSLVLLSPLGLALNSDGVLLLSFKYAILSDPLSVLNSWNYEDVSPCSWTGVTCTQIGSSRTPDMFRVTGLVLPNSKLLGSIPPELGQIEHLTILDLSNNLFNGSLPDTIFNSSSLQVLSLSNNVISGELKATIDELKSLKLLNLSDNALAGKIPETISTLPNLTVVSLRSNYFSGNVPGGFGSVKILDLSSNLLNGSLPSDFGGSELRYLNISYNKISGPIPKEFGSHIPRNTTVDLSFNNLSGAVPESLTWMDQKTAFLAGNSDLCGKPLKILCSIPSTLTTPPNASSTSPAIAVIPKPINSSSDPSMSSPAAASVPNNQTGHGLKPGTIVGVVMGNLAGIGILALVILYVYQLRKRKALVASDQKPNNLEKKSVSEIVVTSQHEEPRKTGTSACSCLTMKAEETSEATSTSESDQEEDKHVTVNDQVNGNAAHKVGSLVTVDGETELELDTLLKASAYILGASGGSIVYKAVLENGAAYAVRRIGESGVERLKDFESQVRAIAKLKHPNLVRVRGFYWGDDEKLVIYDYVPNGSLSSAGYRKGASSPFNLSFETRLKIVRGVARGLAYIHEKKQVHGNIKPSNILLSSDTEPVISDLGLYRLIIGNQSLKLGTGSTRQFGSQRFNSTIREGHHDSPSPYTPIGSATSGTVSPYQAPESLKNVKPNAKWDVYSYGIVLLELLTGRIFMDPELTQWAATVSSTATEDRDRALRIIDAALRADMAAREEATMACLKLGFSCASLVPQKRPSMKEAIQVLEKLP; encoded by the exons ATGACGCCTGGCCCGAGCCAGAGAAGCCTCAGTTCCCGGTGGAGGATTCTTGCCTTCAGTCTTGTCCTCCTCAGCCCGCTAGGACTGGCCCTCAACTCCGATGGGGTTTTGCTTCTTTCCTTCAAATATGCGATCTTAAGTGACCCGTTGTCAGTCCTAAACTCCTGGAACTATGAAGATGTGAGTCCATGTTCGTGGACCGGGGTCACCTGCACGCAGATTGGATCTTCCAGAACACCGGATATGTTCCGGGTCACGGGTTTAGTCCTCCCGAACAGCAAGCTCCTTGGCTCGATCCCGCCGGAGCTCGGGCAAATTGAGCACCTGACAATCCTCGATCTCTCCAACAACCTGTTTAACGGATCCTTGCCCGACACCATCTTCAACTCATCTTCTCTCCAGGTGCTCTCGCTCTCGAACAATGTCATATCGGGAGAGCTGAAAGCTACCATTGATGAGTTGAAGAGCCTCAAGCTGCTGAATCTGTCGGACAATGCCCTTGCTGGGAAGATTCCTGAGACCATAAGTACCCTGCCGAACCTGACGGTTGTGTCCCTTAGGAGCAACTATTTCTCAGGAAATGTTCCTGGCGGTTTCGGCTCCGTCAAAATCCTGGACCTGTCCTCGAACCTCCTGAACGGTTCCCTACCCTCAGACTTTGGTGGCAGCGAGCTTCGGTACCTCAACATTTCCTATAACAAGATCTCCGGGCCCATCCCGAAGGAGTTCGGGTCCCACATTCCAAGGAATACAACGGTCGACCTCTCCTTCAACAACCTCAGCGGGGCTGTCCCGGAATCACTTACTTGGATGGACCAGAAGACTGCATTCCTAGCTGGAAACTCTGATCTCTGCGGGAAGCCGCTCAAAATCCTCTGTTCTATCCCTTCGACTCTCACCACTCCACCCAATGCTTCATCAACATCCCCTGCAATCGCCGTCATCCCGAAGCCAATCAACTCTAGCTCGGACCCATCAATGAGTTCCCCTGCAGCAGCATCCGTGCCGAACAACCAAACAGGCCATGGGCTAAAGCCGGGGACGATAGTGGGAGTAGTGATGGGGAACTTGGCGGGGATCGGGATTCTCGCACTGGTTATACTCTATGTATACCAACTGAGGAAGAGGAAAGCTCTCGTAGCTTCGGACCAGAAACCAAACAACTTGGAGAAGAAGTCCGTCTCCGAAATCGTAGTGACTAGTCAGCATGAGGAGCCGAGAAAGACCGGTACTTCGGCATGCTCGTGTCTTACAATGAAAGCAGAGGAAACCTCTGAAGCAACATCAACCTCGGAGAGTGatcaagaagaagataaacATGTTACCGTTAATGATCAG GTGAACGGAAATGCGGCGCACAAGGTAGGATCTCTGGTAACGGTAGACGGAGAGACGGAACTCGAGCTGGACACATTGCTAAAGGCATCGGCCTACATCCTAGGGGCGAGTGGGGGAAGCATCGTGTACAAAGCAGTGCTCGAGAACGGCGCTGCATATGCTGTGAGGAGGATCGGGGAGAGCGGGGTGGAAAGACTGAAGGACTTCGAGAGCCAAGTCCGGGCAATCGCGAAGCTCAAGCACCCGAACTTGGTACGAGTCCGGGGGTTCTACTGGGGGGATGACGAGAAGCTCGTGATCTATGACTACGTCCCCAACGGCAGCCTCAGCAGCGCCGGTTACA GAAAGGGGGCATCCTCGCCGTTTAACCTGTCCTTCGAAACTCGACTCAAGATAGTCAGAGGAGTGGCTCGAGGCCTAGCCTACATTCATGAAAAGAAGCAAGTGCACGGCAATATTAAACCGAGCAACATTCTTCTTAGTTCAGACACGGAACCCGTGATTAGTGACCTAGGTCTTTATCGACTGATCATTGGCAACCAGAGTCTCAAACTAGGAACTGGTTCAACCCGGCAATTTGGAAGCCAACGATTCAACTCAACCATCCGTGAAGGCCACCACGATAGTCCTAGCCCCTACACACCCATTGGCTCGGCCACCTCAGGCACGGTGTCTCCTTACCAGGCGCCGGAGTCTCTAAAAAATGTTAAGCCCAATGCTAAGTGGGATGTCTACTCGTATGGCATCGTTCTACTTGAGCTTCTCACCGGAAGGATATTCATGGACCCAGAGCTAACCCAGTGGGCCGCCACGGTATCCAGTACGGCCACTGAAGACAGAGACCGAGCCCTAAGGATCATCGACGCAGCCCTGAGGGCCGACATGGCGGCAAGAGAGGAAGCTACGATGGCTTGCTTGAAATTAGGGTTTAGTTGCGCTTCTTTAGTCCCACAAAAAAGACCTTCCATGAAAGAAGCAATCCAAGTGCTTGAAAAGCTCCCATGA
- the LOC116206087 gene encoding reticulon-like protein B11, producing the protein MHVQRLSQISTHSLSHFLCDLSVWKEPQSSAMGEPDPPPRRVSVHQALGGGFVADLLLWRRWGGGVIVLASATSLWFLFERAGYNLLSFASNVLLLLVVILFLWAKSASLLNRPLPPLPDLEICEESVGKFAELMREAANYVLSFAHDITIGRNLKVFLEVACGLWVLSCIGSLVNFLTLAYIGVLLALSVPYIYERYQDHINPKLCVANRVIQTQCRNIDNVLKKMPLPSNKEKKIQ; encoded by the exons ATGCACGTGCAGAGGTTGTCGCAAATCTCAactcattctctctctcactttcTCTGTGATTTGTCTGTGTGGAAAGAACCCCAAAGTTCCGCCATGGGAGAGCCTGATCCTCCTCCGCGCCGTGTATCAGTTCACCAAGCTCTGGGCGGTGGCTTCG TGGCCGATCTGCTCCTTTGGAGGAGATGGGGAGGAGGCGTGATAGTGCTGGCGTCTGCGACATCGCTGTGGTTCCTGTTCGAAAGAGCTGGTTACAATCTCCTCTCTTTCGCCTCCAACGTCCTGTTGCTTCTTGTTGTCATCCTCTTCCTCTGGGCTAAATCTGCTTCCCTCCTCAATCG ACCGTTACCTCCCCTCCCTGATTTGGAGATTTGTGAAGAGTCTGTTGGTAAATTTGCGGAGCTAATGCGAGAAGCGGCCAATTATGTGCTTTCCTTTGCACATGACATAACTATTGGTCGAAACTTGAAGGTTTTCCTTGAG GTTGCTTGTGGATTGTGGGTTTTATCCTGCATAGGCAGTCTGGTCAACTTTCTTACTCTGGCTTATATCG GGGTTCTTCTTGCGCTGTCAGTTCCCTATATATATGAGAGGTACCAAGACCACATTAACCCCAAGCTATGTGTCGCAAACAGGGTGATTCAAACGCAGTGCAGGAACATTGATAATGTCTTGAAGAAGATGCCGTTGCCCTCGAATAAGGAAAAGAAGATTCAGTAG
- the LOC116205324 gene encoding sodium/proton antiporter 1: MASVSLGTHVPLSRRYRGLSPPIPPNHPRPSVSIPSQSLLADSSVCRFSASRSLRGSILARAEDKAKGSSSPPVQPQDIAPQPNSEERLKDLTTNGACDPLCSLDEVSSEEFEATYQPKTDFLKALAIFAAALTGTAAINHSWVAANQDLAMAILFVIGYAGIVFEESLAFNKSGVGLLMAVSLWIVRSIGAPSTEIAVSELTHASAEVSEIVFFLLGAMTIVEIVDAHQGFKLVTDNITTRKPRTLLWVVGFVTFFLSSILDNLTSTIVMVSLLRKLVPQSEYRKLLGAVVVIAANAGGAWTPIGDVTTTMLWIHGQISTLPTMKGLFIPSAVSLAVPLALMSFTSEVNGKGQDSSNVLASEQMAPRGQLVFAVGIGALIFVPVFKALTGLPPFMGMLLGLGVLWILTDAIHYGESERQRLKVPQALSRIDTQGALFFLGILLSVSSLEAAGLLRELANYLDSHIPNIELVAGAIGVVSAIIDNVPLVAATMGMYDLTSFPQDSEFWQLVAYCAGTGGSMLVIGSAAGVAFMGMEKVDFFWYLRKVSGFAFAGYAAGIAAYLAVQNLHISIPTTVAQVPFLSGS, translated from the exons ATGGCTTCCGTCTCTCTTGGAACCCACGTTCCCCTTTCCCGCCGCTACAGGGGGCTCTCGCCTCCTATCCCCCCCAATCACCCCCGCCCGTCAGTCTCAATCCCTTCCCAGTCACTGCTCGCTGATTCCTCTGTGTGTAGATTCAGTGCTTCGAGGTCTCTCCGGGGCAGCATTCTTGCTCGAGCCGAGGATAAGGCAAAAGggtcttcttctcctccggTACAGCCTCAGGACATAGCTCCTCAGCCCAACTCGGAAGAACGGCTCAAG GACCTTACAACAAACGGAGCATGTGATCCCCTATGTTCGCTTGATGAAGTAAGCTCGGAAGAGTTCGAAGCCACTTACCAACCGAAGACAGATTTCCTCAAAGCTCTTGCCATATTTGCCGCGGCTCTAACAGGAACTGCGGCAATTAACCACTCATGGGTTGCTGCAAATCAG GATCTTGCAATGGCAATTTTGTTTGTAATTGGATATGCAGGAATAGTTTTTGAAGAATCTCTTGCTTTCAATAAAAGCGGTGTAGGTTTGTTGATGGCTGTGAGCTTGTGGATAGTTCGCAGTATTGGG gCTCCTTCAACTGAAATAGCTGTCTCGGAGCTCACTCATGCATCCGCTGAAGTCAGCGAAATTGTATTTTTCCTTCTCGGTGCTATGACCATCGTGGAGATAGTAGATGCTCATCAAGGATTTAAACTCGTCACAGACAATATAACCACTAGAAAACCCCGGACCCTCTTATGGGTG GTGGGCTTTGTAACATTCTTCCTGAGTTCAATCCTGGATAACCTGACATCTACCATTGTGATGGTTTCTTTGCTGAGGAAACTCGTTCCACAATCTGAGTACCGCAA ACTTCTCGGAGCAGTTGTCGTCATAGCAGCAAATGCTGGTGGGGCATGGACTCCCATTGGTGATGTTACCACTACAATGCTATGGATACATGGCCAAATATCCACATTGCCCACAATGAAG GGCTTGTTTATTCCCTCAGCAGTCTCTTTAGCCGTCCCACTTGCTCTTATGTCTTTTACAAG TGAAGTTAATGGTAAGGGACAGGACTCTTCCAATGTTTTGGCGTCAGAACAGATGGCTCCTCGAGGGCAGCTCGTCTTTGCTGTGGGTATTGGAGCTTTGATATTTGTTCCAGTATTCAAGGCCTTGACTGGTCTGCCTCCATTCATGGGAATGTTGCTTGGGCTTGGAGTTCTCTGGATTCTTACAGATGCTATTCATTATGGTGAGTCCGAGAGGCAAAGGTTAAAGGTTCCACAGGCATTATCTCGTATAGATACCCAAGGAGCCCTTTTCTTCCTCGGGATTCTCTTGTCTGTTAGCAG CCTGGAAGCAGCAGGACTTCTGCGGGAGCTGGCCAACTACCTAGATTCTCACATCCCTAACATCGAACTGGTAGCGGGGGCAATAGGAGTCGTCTCTGCAATTATAGACAATGTCCCACTAGTTGCCGCAACGATGGGGATGTACGACCTCACATCTTTCCCACAAGACTCAGAATTCTGGCAGTTGGTAGCTTATTGTGCTGGCACCGGTGGGTCCATGCTAGTCATTGGGTCTGCCGCTGGGGTAGCGTTCATGGGGATGGAGAAGGTTGACTTCTTCTGGTACTTGCGAAAG GTGAGTGGTTTCGCATTTGCTGGCTATGCAGCTGGAATTGCTGCATATTTAGCAGTCCAAAATCTCCACATCAGTATCCCAACGACTGTGGCCCAAGTCCCTTTCCTCTCAGGTTCATAA
- the LOC116204871 gene encoding polygalacturonase inhibitor 1: protein MPTIESHLNVNTQTPPLSFPHKHITPKPQHATIAHCPFSPSLNPSHSQSKGHPNLPTMPASSSFFLLFLVFLSGSSLNVVDSLTAPSEVAALKAFKSAVKPSSIPSWSCLATWNFSAADPCSSPRRAFFTCGLSCSADSSRVTQLTLDPAGYSGTLTPLISKLSQLAILDLAENSFHGPIPPSISALSNLQILTLRSNSFSGSLPPSIASLRSLDSIDLAYNSLSGPLPKSMSSLANLKRLDLSFNKLTGSIPKLPADLLELAMKGNSLSGPLQRSSFDGLAQLEVIELSQNSLSGTLEPWLFLLPSIQQVDLANNTLTRVDVPRPPAGAGSSLVAVDLGFNRIEGNVPLNLASYPLLSSLSLRYNRLRGGIPVEFSKKQTLRRLFLDGNFLTGKPPPAFFSAATAFSGSLGYNCLQGCPASSQLCVPSQKPVAICRQAYGGKPRS, encoded by the exons ATGCCAACCATAGAAAGTCACCTAAATGTAAATACCCAAACCCCACCACTCTCCTTCCCCCACAAACATATAACTCCCAAACCCCAACATGCCACCATCGCCCATTGCCCCTTCTCGCCATCACTAAACCCCTCCCATTCCCAAAGTAAAGGACACCCAAACCTTCCCACCATGcccgcctcctcctccttcttcctcctcttcctcgtcTTCCTCTCCGGGTCCTCCCTCAATGTCGTCGATTCGCTCACTGCCCCGTCCGAGGTCGCCGCTCTCAAGGCCTTCAAGTCCGCTGTGAAGCCCTCCTCCATCCCCTCCTGGTCCTGCCTCGCCACCTGGAACTTCTCCGCCGCCGACCCCTGCTCCTCCCCCCGCCGCGCCTTCTTCACCTGCGGCCTCTCCTGCTCCGCCGACTCGTCCCGCGTCACCCAACTCACCCTCGACCCTGCCGGCTACTCCGGCACGCTCACCCCGCTCATCTCGAAGCTCTCCCAGCTGGCCATCCTCGACCTCGCCGAAAACTCCTTCCACGGCCCCATACCTCCCTCGATCTCCGCCCTCTCCAACCTCCAGATACTGACTCTCCGGTCCAACTCGTTCTCCGGCTCACTCCCCCCCTCCATCGCCTCCCTCAGGAGCCTCGATTCTATCGACCTCGCCTACAATTCCCTCTCCGGGCCTCTCCCGAAGTCGATGAGCTCGCTTGCCAACCTGAAGAGGCTCGATCTCAGCTTCAACAAGCTCACCGGCTCGATCCCTAAGCTGCCGGCGGACCTCCTCGAGCTGGCCATGAAGGGCAATTCCCTGTCCGGCCCGCTCCAGAGGAGCTCCTTCGACGGGCTGGCACAGCTCGAGGTGATCGAACTCAGCCAGAACTCGCTCTCCGGGACGCTCGAGCCGTGGCTGTTCCTCCTCCCCTCGATCCAGCAGGTCGATCTAGCCAACAACACCCTGACACGTGTCGACGTCCCCAGGCCTCCCGCCGGCGCCGGCAGCAGCTTGGTCGCCGTCGATTTGGGGTTCAACAGAATCGAAGG TAACGTTCCCTTGAACTTGGCCTCGTATCCGCTGCTGTCGTCACTGTCCCTCCGTTACAACCGGCTGCGCGGCGGGATCCCGGTGGAGTTCAGCAAGAAGCAGACCCTGAGGAGGCTGTTCCTCGACGGGAACTTCCTGACGGGGAAGCCGCCGCCGGCGTTCTTCTCAGCGGCGACGGCGTTCTCCGGCAGCCTGGGGTACAACTGCCTGCAGGGCTGCCCGGCGTCGTCCCAGCTGTGCGTGCCTTCCCAGAAACCAGTCGCCATATGCAGACAAGCTTATGGAGGGAAACCGAGGTCTTAG
- the LOC116206274 gene encoding uncharacterized protein LOC116206274, with amino-acid sequence MGKPGARSDLPSKADRKFEKKLEFYSKVRDTVASLTATKSITKKKKLRSRQKKLRAYDLSTLSESLPELKGPKRPPPTPKFKLNCKSRTELVVNESKRLKEVLSDRAYQEDPLGYIYQHLQRTLPITEEKPKNNSNKDGGKKKKKKKKKKKAKASGAPTSMDI; translated from the exons ATGGGAAAGCCAGGCGCCAG GTCAGATTTGCCATCGAAAGCCGACCGCAAGTTCGAGAAGAAACTCGAGTTCTATTCCA AGGTTAGAGATACTGTTGCTTCTCTGACTGCCACGAAATCCATTACCAAG AAGAAGAAACTCAGGAGCCGGCAAAAGAAGCTGAGAGCCTATGACCTCTCCACGCTCTCAGAGTCCCTTCCCGAGCTGAAGGGACCGAAGCGGCCACCTCCTACACCTAAGTTTAAGCTGAATTGCAAGTCCAGGACAGAACTAGT GGTGAATGAGTCCAAGAGGTTGAAGGAAGTTCTTAGTGATCGAGCTTACCAGGAGGACCCGTTGGGCTATATTTATCAACATTTGCAGAGGACACTACCAATAACAGAGGAGAAACCAAAGAATAACTCTAACAAGGATggagggaagaagaagaagaagaagaagaagaagaagaaggccaAGGCGTCGGGTGCCCCTACATCTATGGATATCTGA